Proteins encoded by one window of Sus scrofa isolate TJ Tabasco breed Duroc chromosome 12, Sscrofa11.1, whole genome shotgun sequence:
- the ODF4 gene encoding outer dense fiber protein 4 (The RefSeq protein has 5 substitutions compared to this genomic sequence) — translation MSLCEVFFIFFTLILFPINVWIFELKKNVSIPIGWSYFIGWLVFILYVTCAALCYLNHSRFWCLILSHPSGTVSSSSSSSSIQDTVNAQVASTLTTSQEEVLDPESKMAAL, via the exons ATGAGCTTCTGCGAAG ttttcttcattttcttcaccCTCATACTGTTCCCTATTAATGTCTGGATCTTCGAGTTGAAGAAAAATGTATCCATCCCCATTGGCTGGAGCTATTTCATTGGTTGGCTGGTATTTATCCTATATGTCACCTGTG CGGCCCTCTGCTACTTCAACCATTCACGTTTCTGGTGTCTGATTCTGAGCCATCCCTCTGGCACCGTGTCCTCCAGCAGCAGTTCCAGCTCCATCCAAGACACTGTGAATGAGCAGGTTGCCTCAACCATGACCATCAGCCAGGAGGAAGTCTTGGATCCGGAGTCAAAGATGGCAGCTCTGTAA
- the RNF222 gene encoding RING finger protein 222: MSEGESKDSSGSECPVCYERLRDLEGAGRTLSCGHVFCHDCLVKYLLSTCVDGQVQRTIVCPVCRYVTFLSKKSSRWPSKLDKSSQTLAVPVGLPPGPPPATLGHATPPATSPPAWGPSPSQSGQLPVDLPPGLPREPQIFVISRHGMPLGEQDSVLPRRSLAEVSEASPAPSSTRSFCCRSRALLLITLIAVVAVVAAILPWVLLVRKQV; the protein is encoded by the coding sequence ATGTCCGAGGGGGAGAGCAAGGACAGCTCGGGCAGCGAGTGCCCCGTGTGCTACGAGAGGCTTCGCGACCTGGAGGGCGCCGGGCGCACGCTGAGCTGCGGCCACGTGTTCTGCCATGACTGCCTGGTCAAGTACCTCCTGTCCACCTGCGTGGACGGGCAGGTCCAGAGGACCATCGTCTGCCCCGTCTGCCGCTACGTCACCTTCCTCAGCAAGAAGAGCTCCCGCTGGCCCTCCAAGCTGGACAAGAGCTCCCAGACCCTGGCCGTGCCCGTGGGCCTGCCCCCTGGGCCGCCACCGGCCACCCTGGGCCACGCCACCCCCCCAGCCACCTCCCCGCCTGCCTGGGGGCCGTCCCCGAGCCAGAGCGGCCAGCTGCCCGTGGACCTGCCGCCCGGGCTGCCCCGGGAGCCGCAGATCTTCGTCATCAGCCGCCACGGGATGCCCCTGGGGGAGCAGGACAGCGTCCTGCCGCGGCGCAGCCTGGCCGAGGTCTCGGAGGCCTCCCCGGCGCCCAGCTCCACCCGGTCCTTCTGCTGCCGCTCCCGGGCCCTGCTGCTCATCACCCTCATCGCTGTGGTGGCCGTGGTGGCCGCCATCCTGCCCTGGGTGCTGCTGGTGAGGAAGCAGGTGTGA
- the RPL26 gene encoding 60S ribosomal protein L26 isoform X1: protein MKFNPFVTSDRSKNRKRHFNAPSHIRRKIMSSPLSKELRQKYNVRSMPIRKDDEVQVVRGHYKGQQIGKVVQVYRKKYVIYIERVQREKANGTTVHVGIHPSKVVITRLKLDKDRKKILERKAKSRQVGKEKGKYKEETIEKMQE from the exons ATGAAGTTCAATCCTTTTGTGACCTCCGACCGAAGCAAGAACCGTAAAAGGCATTTCAATGCACCTTCCCACATTCGCAGGAAGATTATGTCTTCCCCTCTTTCCAAAGAGCTGAGACAGAAGTACAATGTTCGATCCATGCCCATCCGAAAGGACGATGAAGTTCAG GTTGTACGAGGGCACTACAAGGGGCAGCAGATTGGCAAAGTAGTCCAGGTTTACAGGAAGAAATACGTCATCTACATTGAACGAGTGCAGCGGGAGAAGGCTAATGGCACAACTGTCCATGTGGGCATTCACCCCAGCAAG GTGGTTATCACTAGACTAAAACTGGACAAGGACCGCAAAAAGATACTTGAACGTAAAGCCAAATCTCGCCAagtaggaaaggaaaagggaaaatataaggaagaaaccATTGAGAAGATGCAGGAATAA